Within Planctomycetota bacterium, the genomic segment TGGGCGAAACGATGGCCAGGAGGGCCGGCGCGTGCTTGAGGAGGCCGCCGATGTAGTGCTTGAGCGTCTCGGAGATTCCGGCGTACCCGTTCTTGTCGTAGAAGAGGGTCTGGCCGTTCTTCCAGATCGAGCTGTGGACGTGCATGCCCGAACCGTTGTCGCCGTAGAGGGGCTTGGGCATGAAGGTGGCGGTCTTGCCGAACTGGCGGGCCACGTTGCGGACGATGTACCGGTACCAGAGGCACTGGTCGGCCATCTTCGTCAGCGTCGTGAACTTCATGTCGATCTCGCACTGGCCGGCGGTGGCCACCTCGGCGTGATGGATCTCGACGCGGATGCCCGCCTCTTCCATCTTGTTGATGATGGTGGAACGGATGTCCTGGAGGTGGTCGGTCGGCGGGACGGGGAAGTACCCTTCCTTGTTGCGGGGCCGGAAGCCGAGGTTCGGCGCGCCGTTGTTCTCACGCCCGCTGTTCCAGATTCCGGCGTCCGAATCGATGTAGTAGAAACCGTAGTTCTGGCCCTGATCGAACCGGATGCTGTCGAAGATGAAGAACTCCTGCTCGGGGCCGAAGTAGCAGGTGTCGCCGATGCCGGTCTTGCGCAGGTACGCCTCGGCCTTGCGGGCGATGTAGCGCGGATCGCGCGTGTATTCCTCTCCCGAGATCGGATCGCGGACGTCGCAGACGAGGGAAAGCGTGGGGACCTGGAGGATGGGGTCCACCGTCGCCGAATCGATGTCCGGGAAGAGCAGCATGTCGCTCTCGTCGATCGTCTGGAAGCCGCGGATCGACGAGCCGTCGAAGCCGATACCGTCGTTGAAGAGGCCCTCGTTGAACTCGTGCCGCGTGATCGAGAAATGCTGCCAGGTGCCCAGGAGATCCACGAACCGCAGGTCGATGATGCGGATCCCCTTCTTG encodes:
- the glnA gene encoding type I glutamate--ammonia ligase encodes the protein MDKKGIRIIDLRFVDLLGTWQHFSITRHEFNEGLFNDGIGFDGSSIRGFQTIDESDMLLFPDIDSATVDPILQVPTLSLVCDVRDPISGEEYTRDPRYIARKAEAYLRKTGIGDTCYFGPEQEFFIFDSIRFDQGQNYGFYYIDSDAGIWNSGRENNGAPNLGFRPRNKEGYFPVPPTDHLQDIRSTIINKMEEAGIRVEIHHAEVATAGQCEIDMKFTTLTKMADQCLWYRYIVRNVARQFGKTATFMPKPLYGDNGSGMHVHSSIWKNGQTLFYDKNGYAGISETLKHYIGGLLKHAPALLAIVSPTTNSYRRLVPGYEAPVNLAYSRRNRSAVCRIPMYSDSPAAKRVEFRAPDPMSNPYLTFAAILMAGLDGIQNKIDPGEPLDVNIYELAPEEAKKVKQVPGSLQEAIAALEEDHEFLLKGDVFTQDVIDTWIALKKKEIDAIRLRPHPYEFFLYYDP